CGATGTTTTCTTTCTCCTGTGTATACGACTGAGTCACACGAATGCCTTGTATGCTCTCGTTTAAGTGAGAGTTAATCATCGATTGCTTAATCCGCACATCTTGCCATGCACGTCTAATATTCCGTCTAAGCTTCGTTGAGATAAAGAACATGAGGGGCAAAACAACTAAAATGGCAAGCGTTAGTTCAGGACTAATAATGAATAACATGACAACAATACCTATAAGCATCACGATATCCATTAATAAATTTATGACACCATTTGTAAATAAATCTTGCAGACTATTAACATCGTTCGTAATCCTAACGAGAATGGATCCTGCAGATCGTTGATCAAAAAAGCGGTGAGATAAATGCTGAATATGATTAAATAATGTTTTTCTTAAATCAAAAATGACATATTGCCCAAGTTTATTCATATATTTTATTCTTACTATATTTCCCACCCATGATATGATATACATACCGGCGATCACTAAGACCATTATGGATAAAAACGACACCTCTCCTGCTTCAATAATATGATCGAGGGCATAGCTTCCAATCAATATAGGGACAAACAGGCGAACTGCTGTGGAAAGAAGCATCCCTATAACAGCAATAGGAAGCAAGTTTTTCGAATATGGCTTCATATAATCGAGAAGCCGAGACATTTGTCTCCAGTTAAAAGGCTTTTCAATGGCTTGATCCATGGAATAATGGAATCTGTTTAAAGTCCGTGCTTCTGTTTCAGCGACTTTATTTTCATGGTTTTTCTCCGCTTCAGACATCATGCTACACCTCCTACCTACTTAGCTTCCAAATTGCTGTCGATCTCTATACTGAATATCATAAATTCGTCGGTAGTTGCCTCCAGTGATTTGCAACAGCTGTTCATGCGTTCCTCTTTCCACAATTCTTCCTTCATCCAGCACGAGAATGTCATCAGCGTGCATAAGGGAGGAAATACGGTGGGCGATAATAAATGTCGTTCTCCCCTTCATAACCTCTCGGAAAGCTTTCTGTATTTTAGCCTCTGTTTCCATATCTACAGCACTAGTTGCATCATCTAAAATGAGAATATTCGGGTTAACACATATAGCTCTCGCAATGGCAATTCTTTGTTTTTGACCACCTGAAAGCCCACCTCCTCGTTCTCCAAGCACCGTGTCATAGCCTTGAGGCAAGCTTTCAATAAATTCATGGGCATCTGCTCGTTTTGCTGCGTCAATGACTTCTTCCATTGTGGCACCTGGATTACCATATGAAATATTATCTTTTACTGAAGATGAAAATAAAAATGATTCTTGTAACACCACACCAGTATTTTTTCTTAACGTTTTTAATGTGTAATTAGAAATCGGCTGACCATCAATTGTAATACGCCCGCGATCTGGTTCGTAGAAGCGTGCAATTAATTGCGTAATTGAGGTTTTCCCTGAGCCTGTCGCTCCAATTAAGCCAATCGTTTGTCCAGGCAGTGCTTCAAAAGAAACTTCTTTTAGTGCCAAGTCTTCATCTTCATCATAGCGATGGCTTACTTTTTCAAATATAACATGACCTTCAAGGTGGTCTTTCTCAATGGCTTCAGATTTATCAAAAATATCCTCACGTTCATCTAACACTTGTAAAAGTCGCTCACCTGATGCTTTCGATTGAGAAAACGTATTTATAATGAATCCTAAGTTCATAAGCGGACTAATAATATACCAAATAAGGCTAAAAAATGCCACGAGGACACCTGGCTGAATTCCTCCATCAATAACAAGCCATCCCCCATATGCTAACAACACAACGACACAGATTTGACCGATAAGCTCCATGAATGGAAAATATTTAGCCCAAATATTAGCTGTGTATATAAATTTGTTCTTATAATCTGCATTTTTTTCGTCGAACCTTCCCATTTCAAAATTCTCTTTTGATAAAGACTTAACGGTAGTCATACCACTTATATTCTCTTGCGCTTTTGTCGTCATATCTGCGAGAGATTTTCTAATACTCGAAAATGCCGGATGAACTTTTTGATCAAACCGATAAACCGTAATAATTAAGAATGGCAAAGCAGCTAATGTCACGACAGCGAGCTTAGGGCTGTAATAAAACATGATGCCCATGCTTAGTCCAACAAGCATGACTAGGTTAATTAATTGAGCAAACCCGAATGATAAAAAGAAACGAAATGCTTCCACGTCAGCTGTGAGTCGTGACATTAAGTCTCCCGTTCTGGCATTATCATAATAACGGAACGGTAAAAACTGTAGTTTCTTATATAACGCATTTCGCAATTCATAAACGGATTGAATCCCGAATAAATCTCCTAAAAATTGATGGTAATATACCGCTACCGATTTCAGTAATGTAATTAAGAAAAAGCCAATAGCCACATAAGGAACTAACTGATAGTTTCCTTCCAGCACAATGTCATCAATTGTAATTTGAAGAATGATCGGATAAATGACTGTAAAAGCGCTTACGAATAGAAGGAAAACAATCGACAAGAAAAAGTTACGCTTATAAGGCCAATAAAACTGTTTTAATCGTTTAAATGTATCCATGTTGCCACCTCCTACAAAATGATGAGACATGGTGAAACACAAGAAATTTGTCTTAAAATCTCACCGTTGATCGTATGTATTTAGTTTAAATAGTTTAGAGACGTACATTAATCATCCCGTCTCTTATCACATTAAAAAGTCATGTAGAAATCAGTCTCTCAGCACATTAACTAGCATCTTACTCGTTAACTTCAATCATGTCATTTCGACTGTTTTTTGACAGTAGATATAATATATCGGTTCTCGAAATAAAAAACGAGACGGTTATTTTACCGTTTTTAGCTGTAATGGGCTGTTATGAGTGATTATCTTACTAAAAAATGATGTTTATTTACAATTCCTTAATTTTCCCCCCTAACTCTTTACAAGATAACAAATTTCAGGTGAACTATCTCCATAAGTTACCGAGTACTTAAAGATTTTTCTCTTTGCCTCATTAAAACAAAAAAAGATTGACAGCCCAAAGGACACCAATCTTTATTTGATCGTTACTCTAGATACGATGACGGCTTATTTCATTGAAACTAAACGCTATTACTGACTCTCAGACCATGCTTTAGGGTCATGCCGCCATGCTTTCAGCTGTTCAAGTTCTTCCTCAGTAATTTGTTTCAATGCAAGAGCGGCCGAAAGTAATGACTGATAATTAGTCAAAGAGGCCAGACGATAGCCGGAAATCTTGCCAGCTTGTTCAGCTGCAGGCAATCCATATGTAAAAATGGAACAAATACCGATGACCTCCCCCCCTGCCTCCTTCACAGCATCAGCCGCTTCTATTGATGAACCCCCTGTAGAAATAAGGTCCTCAATGATAAGCACCTTTTGTCCTGCTGTCAGAACCCCCTCAATGCGATTTTGTTTACCGTGTCCTTTCGATGATGAACGCACATACACCATCGGTAAATGAAACCGGTCTGCTAACCAAGCAGCATGAGGAATACCAGCAGTAGCAGTACCAGCAAGCACCTCTACTGGCCCAAACGTCTCCGTTACGTAGGAAGCCATCATGTCCATCATACGCTTTCTTTCTTTTGGAAAAGACATCAAGAGCCTGTTATCACAATAAATAGGTGACTTCAATCCTGAACTCCAAGTAAATGGTTTCTCAGGTTGAAGCGATACCGCTCCAACATCTAATAATAGTTTTGCTGCTTCATTTGCTAACATGAGATGACCTCCAGTCCTTTTCATATAAGTGATATGCTTCAAGCGGTTGAGGCGCTCTCGTAATTCCTCTTCCAACCACGATGGCATCACTGCCTGCGATAGCAGCTTCACTTGGTGTCATAATTCTCACTTGATCGTGGATCACATCTGTTGCACGTCTAATACCAGGGGTAACAGTATAAAAGTTTGGATAGGCCTTTTTAATCATTTTCACGTCTTCAGCTGAGCATACAACGCCGTTAAGTCCTGCTTCCTCTACTTGCTGACATAAGTGGAGAATATGATTATTCAACGACGTTTCAATGCCTATTTCATTTTCCATCATGGCTTCAGACGTACTCGTCAAGTGTGTTACTGCCACACATAGTGGCATTTTTCCCCCTTCTTTCACACTATCTTGTAACCCTTTTAGCGCCGCCTTCATCATCTCTTTACCACCTAGGGCATGAACGTTAACCATGTCTACTCCAAGAGCGCCAATTTGTCTCATCGCCCTCTCTACCGTTGTAGGGATATCATGTAACTTAAGATCTAAAAAAATAGCATGTCCTTTTTCTTTTAATGTAAGGACGAAATCTGGCCCTTCTTTATAGAAGAGTTCCATGCCTACTTTAACAGCTAACCGGCGATCTTTAAATTGGGAAAGAAAGTTGATTGCTTCATGTCCAGACGAAAAATCTAACGCCACTATGAGAGGATACTGTTGCAAGTTTTCCAGCTCCTTCCGATAATGTCCTTTACATCACATATGTTTAACTCGTCCATACGTTGAGAGAGATCTTTGATTAGCTTTGGGCAAGCATAAGGATCAATAAAATTGGCTGTTCCAACAGCCACTGCACTAGCTCCTGCCATGAGAAATTCGAGAATATCATCAGCCGTCTGAATCCCCCCCATCCCGATGATGGGAATTGAAACTGCCTGACTAACTTGGTAAATCATACGGATGGCTACTGGTTTAATAGCTGGCCCTGATAACCCTCCAGTCTTATTAGCGATGACAGGTTTACCGGTTCTCACATCAATTTTCATTCCTACAAGTGTATTAATCATACTGAGCCCATCGGCACCAGCTGCTTCCACTGCCGTCGCCATACTGACGATATCTGCTACATTTGGTGATAACTTTACATAAACAGGCACTTTTGACACAGCCACTACTTTTTTCGTTAATTCAGCTGCTATTTCGGGGTCGCTACCAAATTGTATACCACCAATTTTCACATTAGGGCATGAAATATTTAACTCAACAGCTGACACATTTTTAGCCTGAGACACACGTTTAGTCACTGCCATATAATCCTCGATCGTATTTCCAGCTACATTAACGATAACCGGTATATCGTAAGTTTCTAACCACGGTAATTCATGACTCATTATATGGTCTAATCCTGGATTTTGTAGCCCGATTGCATTTAACATGCCACCTTCAGTTTCCGCCAC
The Salipaludibacillus sp. LMS25 DNA segment above includes these coding regions:
- a CDS encoding dihydroorotate dehydrogenase, translating into MTRLNVQLPGLSLKNPVMPASGCFGFGQEYSQFYDLNELGAITVKAVTVEPRRGNPTPRVAETEGGMLNAIGLQNPGLDHIMSHELPWLETYDIPVIVNVAGNTIEDYMAVTKRVSQAKNVSAVELNISCPNVKIGGIQFGSDPEIAAELTKKVVAVSKVPVYVKLSPNVADIVSMATAVEAAGADGLSMINTLVGMKIDVRTGKPVIANKTGGLSGPAIKPVAIRMIYQVSQAVSIPIIGMGGIQTADDILEFLMAGASAVAVGTANFIDPYACPKLIKDLSQRMDELNICDVKDIIGRSWKTCNSILS
- the pyrE gene encoding orotate phosphoribosyltransferase gives rise to the protein MLANEAAKLLLDVGAVSLQPEKPFTWSSGLKSPIYCDNRLLMSFPKERKRMMDMMASYVTETFGPVEVLAGTATAGIPHAAWLADRFHLPMVYVRSSSKGHGKQNRIEGVLTAGQKVLIIEDLISTGGSSIEAADAVKEAGGEVIGICSIFTYGLPAAEQAGKISGYRLASLTNYQSLLSAALALKQITEEELEQLKAWRHDPKAWSESQ
- the pyrF gene encoding orotidine-5'-phosphate decarboxylase — its product is MQQYPLIVALDFSSGHEAINFLSQFKDRRLAVKVGMELFYKEGPDFVLTLKEKGHAIFLDLKLHDIPTTVERAMRQIGALGVDMVNVHALGGKEMMKAALKGLQDSVKEGGKMPLCVAVTHLTSTSEAMMENEIGIETSLNNHILHLCQQVEEAGLNGVVCSAEDVKMIKKAYPNFYTVTPGIRRATDVIHDQVRIMTPSEAAIAGSDAIVVGRGITRAPQPLEAYHLYEKDWRSSHVSK
- a CDS encoding ABC transporter ATP-binding protein; translated protein: MDTFKRLKQFYWPYKRNFFLSIVFLLFVSAFTVIYPIILQITIDDIVLEGNYQLVPYVAIGFFLITLLKSVAVYYHQFLGDLFGIQSVYELRNALYKKLQFLPFRYYDNARTGDLMSRLTADVEAFRFFLSFGFAQLINLVMLVGLSMGIMFYYSPKLAVVTLAALPFLIITVYRFDQKVHPAFSSIRKSLADMTTKAQENISGMTTVKSLSKENFEMGRFDEKNADYKNKFIYTANIWAKYFPFMELIGQICVVVLLAYGGWLVIDGGIQPGVLVAFFSLIWYIISPLMNLGFIINTFSQSKASGERLLQVLDEREDIFDKSEAIEKDHLEGHVIFEKVSHRYDEDEDLALKEVSFEALPGQTIGLIGATGSGKTSITQLIARFYEPDRGRITIDGQPISNYTLKTLRKNTGVVLQESFLFSSSVKDNISYGNPGATMEEVIDAAKRADAHEFIESLPQGYDTVLGERGGGLSGGQKQRIAIARAICVNPNILILDDATSAVDMETEAKIQKAFREVMKGRTTFIIAHRISSLMHADDILVLDEGRIVERGTHEQLLQITGGNYRRIYDIQYRDRQQFGS